One Brassica napus cultivar Da-Ae chromosome A1, Da-Ae, whole genome shotgun sequence genomic region harbors:
- the LOC125575647 gene encoding 9-cis-epoxycarotenoid dioxygenase NCED3, chloroplastic-like, with protein MASFTTNTAVSRRWLGGNHTHPSLSSSQTSDLSYFSCSLPMTSRVQRKLNVSSALHTPPALLFPKQSSTSPAIVVNPKAKDSVTKQMNLFQRAAAAALDAAEGFLVSHERQHPLPKTADPSVQIAGNFAPVNEQPVRRNLPVVGTIPDSIKGVYVRNGANPLHEPVTGHHFFDGDGMVHAVKFEDGSASYACRFTQTNRFIQERQLGKPVFPKAIGELHGHTGIARLMLFYARAAAGLVDPGHGTGVANAGLVYFNNRLLAMSEDDLPYQVRITPSGDLKTVGRYDFDGQLESTMIAHPKVDPESGELFALSYDVVSKPYLKYFRFSPDGTKSPDVEINLEQPTMMHDFAITENFVVIPDQQVVFKLPEMIRGGSPVVYDENKVARFGVLDKYAGDSSGIKWIEAPGCFCFHLWNAWEEPETEEVVVIGSCMTPPDSIFNESDENLKSVLSEIRLNLRTGESTRRPIISDGEEQVNLEAGMVNRNMLGRRTRYAYLALAEPWPKVSGFAKVDLFTGEVEKHLYGDDRYGGEPLFLPGEGGGEDDGYILCFVHDEMTWKSELQIVNAVSLEVEATVKLPSRVPYGFHGTFIGASDLAKQV; from the coding sequence ATGGCTTCTTTCACGACGAATACGGCGGTTTCTCGGAGATGGCTCGGTGGTAATCATACTCACCCGTCATTATCATCTTCTCAAACCTCCGACTTGAGTTATTTTTCTTGCTCTTTGCCTATGACAAGTCGTGTCCAACGCAAGCTCAATGTTTCTTCTGCGCTTCACACTCCTCCTGCTCTTCTTTTCCCCAAGCAGTCCTCAACCTCTCCCGCCATTGTTGTTAACCCCAAAGCCAAAGACTCCGTCACTAAACAGATGAACTTGTTCCAAAGAGCAGCGGCGGCAGCCTTGGACGCGGCGGAGGGCTTCCTCGTGAGCCACGAGCGACAACATCCACTCCCTAAAACCGCCGATCCTAGTGTTCAGATCGCCGGAAACTTCGCTCCGGTGAATGAACAGCCCGTCCGGCGTAACCTCCCGGTGGTCGGGACAATACCGGATTCCATCAAAGGAGTGTACGTGCGCAACGGAGCTAACCCGCTTCACGAGCCGGTGACCGGTCACCACTTCTTCGACGGGGACGGGATGGTTCACGCCGTTAAATTCGAAGACGGTTCAGCTAGCTACGCTTGCCGGTTTACTCAAACAAACCGGTTCATCCAGGAGCGTCAGTTGGGTAAACCGGTTTTCCCAAAAGCCATCGGCGAGCTTCACGGCCACACCGGTATCGCTCGTCTCATGCTATTCTACGCCAGAGCTGCAGCCGGTTTAGTCGACCCGGGACATGGAACCGGAGTCGCTAACGCCGGTTTAGTCTATTTCAACAACCGGTTATTAGCCATGTCGGAAGACGATTTACCTTACCAAGTGAGGATCACTCCAAGCGGAGACTTGAAAACCGTTGGCCGTTACGATTTCGACGGGCAGTTAGAATCCACAATGATCGCCCACCCGAAAGTCGACCCGGAATCCGGCGAATTATTCGCTCTAAGCTACGACGTCGTTTCGAAGCCTTACTTAAAGTACTTCAGATTCTCACCGGACGGGACTAAATCGCCGGACGTCGAGATCAACCTCGAGCAGCCGACGATGATGCACGACTTCGCGATCACGGAGAACTTCGTCGTGATCCCGGACCAGCAAGTCGTGTTCAAACTCCCGGAGATGATCCGCGGCGGCTCTCCGGTGGTTTACGACGAGAACAAGGTCGCAAGATTCGGAGTTTTGGATAAATACGCCGGAGACTCGTCCGGGATCAAGTGGATCGAAGCGCCGGGATGCTTCTGCTTCCACCTCTGGAACGCGTGGGAGGAGCCGGAGACAGAGGAAGTCGTCGTGATCGGCTCCTGCATGACTCCGCCGGACTCAATTTTCAACGAGTCCGACGAGAATCTCAAGAGCGTCCTCTCGGAGATTCGCCTCAACCTCAGAACCGGAGAGTCCACTCGCCGTCCGATCATCTCCGACGGGGAGGAGCAAGTGAACCTCGAGGCGGGGATGGTGAACAGAAACATGCTCGGCCGTAGAACAAGATACGCTTACCTCGCTTTGGCCGAGCCGTGGCCTAAAGTCTCCGGCTTTGCTAAAGTCGATCTCTTTACCGGAGAAGTCGAGAAGCATTTATACGGCGATGACCGTTACGGTGGAGAGCCTCTGTTTCTCCCAGGAGAGGGGGGAGGTGAAGACGACGGTTACATCCTCTGTTTCGTTCACGACGAGATGACGTGGAAGTCAGAGTTACAGATAGTTAACGCCGTTAGCTTGGAGGTTGAAGCGACGGTTAAACTTCCGTCAAGGGTTCCGTATGGGTTTCACGGTACATTTATCGGAGCTAGTGACTTGGCGAAGCAGGTGTAA